In Prosthecobacter sp. SYSU 5D2, the following proteins share a genomic window:
- the dtd gene encoding D-aminoacyl-tRNA deacylase: MRALIQRSRQASVTIAGEVVATISHGLVVLLGVEQEDTAEDAEWLAGKIAQMRIFGDAEGKMNLSVKDVGGAVLVVSQFTLHSSTKKGNRPGFTKAARPEVAIPLYEQFLTLMRQEVPVQCGVFGADMQVALINDGPVTIWMDSRAKE; encoded by the coding sequence ATGCGCGCGCTGATTCAACGTTCCAGGCAGGCCTCCGTGACCATCGCGGGGGAGGTGGTGGCCACGATTTCACACGGTCTGGTGGTGCTGCTGGGCGTGGAGCAGGAGGACACGGCGGAGGATGCGGAATGGCTGGCGGGAAAGATCGCCCAGATGCGCATCTTTGGCGATGCGGAGGGCAAGATGAACCTCAGTGTGAAGGACGTGGGCGGCGCGGTGCTGGTGGTGAGCCAGTTCACACTTCATTCGAGCACGAAAAAAGGCAACCGGCCCGGCTTTACGAAAGCGGCGCGGCCGGAGGTGGCCATCCCGCTGTATGAGCAGTTCCTTACCCTCATGCGGCAGGAGGTGCCGGTGCAGTGCGGCGTCTTCGGCGCGGACATGCAGGTGGCCCTCATCAATGACGGGCCGGTCACCATCTGGATGGATTCCAGGGCCAAGGAATAA